From Micromonospora carbonacea:
CCGAGCCTGCTGATGACCGGCGGGTTCATGTTCATGATGATGAGCAACTCGCTCAAGGGCCCGATGGGCATGGTCATGCTGGTCATGATGGGCGGCGGCATGGCGGGCATGGCCGTGTTCCAGATGACGATGGCCAACGGCAACCGCAAGCAGCAGATCAACGGCGACCGGCGCGACTACTTCCGCTACCTGTCCCAGACCAGGGCGCGGGTCCGCCAGTACGCCGCGGAGCAGCAGAGCGCGCTGGCCTGGCGGCACCCCGACCCGGAGTCGCTGTGGTCGCTGGCGATGACCAGCCGGCTGTGGGAGCGCCGGCCGACGCATCCGGACTTCGGCGAGATCCGGGTCGGCACCGGCGCCCAGCGGCTCGCGGTGCGGATCACCCCGCTGGACACCAAGCCGGTGGAGGACCTGGAACCGGTGTGCGCGAAGGCGTTGCGCCGGTTCATCAGGGCCTACACGACGGTGCCCGACCAGCCCGTCGCGCTGTGCCTGCCCGGCTTCGCGCACGTGCGGATCAGCGGCGACCGGGACGTGGCGCGGGGCATGGTGCGCGCCATGCTCGCCCAGTTGGTCACCTTCCACGCCCCGGACGAGCTGCGGCTGGCGCTGTGCATCGGCGTCGAGCAGGCCGAGCAGTGGGAGTGGGCCAAGTGGCTGCCGCACGCCAAGCACGCCACCGACGTCGACGTGGCCGGGCCGGTACGGCTGTTCGGCGCCACCCTCGAAGAGGTGGAGCGGCTGCTGGGCGCGGAGTTCGCGGCCCGCTCCCGGTACGAGGACGACGCCCAGCCCTCCCGCGAGGAACCGTTCGTCGTGGTGGTCTGCGACGGCGGCGTCATCCCGGCGGGCGCCCGGCTGACCGTCTCCGGGTACCGCAACGCCGTCCTCGTCGACTTCGACGGCCGTGGCCTCGCCGACGGGGACAACGTGCTCAACCTGGAGGTGTCCGCCACCGACGTGGACATGATCGAGAAGGACCACGTGGGCCGGGAGGTGCGCACGCGGCTCGCCGCACCAGACCACCTGGACGTGCCCCGGCTGCGGGCGGTGGCCCGGATCATGGCCCGGCACGCCACCAGGGTCACCGGCGAGCAGCCGGCCAGCGGACTCAGCGCCGTCCTCGACCTGCCCGACCTGCTGGACATCCCCGACCTGGACACCTTCGACCCGCGCGCCCGGTGGGAGGCCCGCACGCCCGCCGACCGGCTGCGGGTGCCCATCGGGGTGGCCGCCGACGGCTCCCCGATCGAGCTGGACATCAAGGAATCAGCCGAGGGCGGGATGGGGCCGCACGGCATGCTCATCGGCGCCACCGGGTCGGGCAAGAGCGAGCTGCTGCGCACCCTGGTGCTGGCCCTGGCCGCCACGCACTCCTCGGAGACCCTCAACTTCGTGCTGGTGGACTTCAAGGGCGGCGCCACCTTCGTCGGGCTGGACCGGCTGCCGCACGTCTCCGCGCTCATCACCAACCTGGCCGACGAGGCCGCGCTGGTCGACCGGATGCAGACCACCCTCCAGGGGGAGCTGGTGCGCCGGCAGGAGCTGCTCCGCCGGGCCGGCAGCTTCACCTCGGTGCGCGACTACGAGAAGGCCCGCGCCCAGGGCGCCGAGCTCGAACCGCTGCCCACCCTGTTCGTGGTGGTGGACGAGTTCAGCGAGCTGATCGCGGCCAACCCCGAGTTCATCCAGCTGTTCGTGATGATCGGTCGGCTCGGCCGCTCGCTCGCGGTGCACCTGCTGCTGGCCTCGCAGCGCCTGGAGGACGGGCGTATCCACCAGCTCGAAGGGCACCTGTCGTACCGCATCGGGCTGCGCACGTTCTCCGCGATGGAGTCGCGGGCGGTCATCGGCGTGCCCGACGCGTACGAGCTGCCGGGTGATCCGGGCAACGGATACCTGCGTTCCAGCGTCACCAGCATCACCCGGTTCAAGGCCGCGTACGTGTCCGGCCCGCACCGGGTGCGCAGCACCGGACTGCGCCGCGAGGTGATCGCCAGCCAGGTGGTCCCGTTCACCGCCGCGGCCGCCGCGCCCGCCGTCCCGGCGCCGCTCCCGCCGGCGGAACCGACGCCGCAGGAGCCGGCCGACACCGGCACGACCGTGCTGCACGCGCTGGTGGACCGGCTGGTCGACCAGGGTCCGCCGGCACACCAGGTGTGGATGGCGCCGCTGGAGGACGCGCCCACCCTGGACGACGTGCTGCCGCCGCTGTTGCCCGACCCCGAGCACGGGCTGCGTCCCATCGACGCCGGCCGGCACGGGCACCTGCAGGTGCCGGTCGGCCTCATCGACAAGCCGTTCGAGCAGCTGCGTGACCTGCTCGTGGTGGACCTGGCCGGGGTCGGCGGGCACGTGGGCGTGGCCGGCGGGCCGCAGAGCGGCAAGAGCACGCTGCTGCGGTCGCTGGTGTGCGGGCTGGCCCTCACCCACTCGCCGCGGCAGGTGCAGTTCTACTGCC
This genomic window contains:
- the eccCa gene encoding type VII secretion protein EccCa; the encoded protein is MSTRPFRRPARRNGPELPHGEITLQEPPVVPEVQPAGFRSLGMILPSLLMTGGFMFMMMSNSLKGPMGMVMLVMMGGGMAGMAVFQMTMANGNRKQQINGDRRDYFRYLSQTRARVRQYAAEQQSALAWRHPDPESLWSLAMTSRLWERRPTHPDFGEIRVGTGAQRLAVRITPLDTKPVEDLEPVCAKALRRFIRAYTTVPDQPVALCLPGFAHVRISGDRDVARGMVRAMLAQLVTFHAPDELRLALCIGVEQAEQWEWAKWLPHAKHATDVDVAGPVRLFGATLEEVERLLGAEFAARSRYEDDAQPSREEPFVVVVCDGGVIPAGARLTVSGYRNAVLVDFDGRGLADGDNVLNLEVSATDVDMIEKDHVGREVRTRLAAPDHLDVPRLRAVARIMARHATRVTGEQPASGLSAVLDLPDLLDIPDLDTFDPRARWEARTPADRLRVPIGVAADGSPIELDIKESAEGGMGPHGMLIGATGSGKSELLRTLVLALAATHSSETLNFVLVDFKGGATFVGLDRLPHVSALITNLADEAALVDRMQTTLQGELVRRQELLRRAGSFTSVRDYEKARAQGAELEPLPTLFVVVDEFSELIAANPEFIQLFVMIGRLGRSLAVHLLLASQRLEDGRIHQLEGHLSYRIGLRTFSAMESRAVIGVPDAYELPGDPGNGYLRSSVTSITRFKAAYVSGPHRVRSTGLRREVIASQVVPFTAAAAAPAVPAPLPPAEPTPQEPADTGTTVLHALVDRLVDQGPPAHQVWMAPLEDAPTLDDVLPPLLPDPEHGLRPIDAGRHGHLQVPVGLIDKPFEQLRDLLVVDLAGVGGHVGVAGGPQSGKSTLLRSLVCGLALTHSPRQVQFYCLDFGGGALAGLAGLPHIGGVAGRHEPERVGRTVAEVRSILVERERRCAELGIHGRDAYLQAQADGRITEDRFGDVFLVVDGWFVLRQEFEPAEETARDIAARGLNYGVHMMISMGRWSELHMSMRDKVGTRLELRLGDPVESGIDLRAAAQVPRRPGHGLTDAKLHFLGALPRIDGVQSAEGLAAATEHLVSAVADSWPGERAAAVRTLPASLPMAELPAPQEARIALGVDEDQLAPVWHDFRAMPHLTVLGDTESGKTNLLRLVAHAIVTSHTPAQARIMAVDYRRQLFDDVPAAYRLGYSVSPDSTRDTAAEALAGLRPRVPGPDITPEQLRARDWWTGPALYVLVDDYELLAGHDNPLANLIPLLPQGGDIGLHVVVARAAAGAMRLSMDPLLRRIQELNTPDVALSCPPTEGPLLGNTKPRPLPPGRALLCTRRGSRLIQTALAPAPEVSTEAGR